One genomic region from Desulfatiglans sp. encodes:
- a CDS encoding sodium-translocating pyrophosphatase, with protein sequence MNFTPLVWWLAPLGSILALIFAWVYYKQVMAADEGNDRMKEIAGYVKQGAMAYLVKQYKTVGKVFIVLVIILTILAYLGVQNPFVPVAFLTGGFFSGLCGFLGMRTATSASNRTAQAASKSLNAGLTVAFRSGAVMGLVVVGFGLLDISLWYILLDKIFYTVEHMQTGLNFLGLQFVKAGSTDADKLVQITIVMLTFGMGASTQALFARVGGGIFTKAADVGADLVGKVEAGIPEDDPRNPATIADNVGDNVGDVAGMGADLYESYCGSILATAAIGASIAVNEAAGTPLSKGLSLVIAPMIIAGIGNVMSIVGIVMVRCKESATQKNLLNALLTGTLGSSILILIAVAIMAANGMITWGMFGSVIAGLAAGVIIGQSTEYYTSSNFKPTKELAGQAVMGPATTIIDGLATGMFSAGFPVLTILLGIILAFGFAGGFGSFMHGLYGIAFAAVGMLSTLGVTLATDAYGPIADNAGGNAEMSGLPHEVRERTDALDALGNTTAATGKGFAIGSAALTALALLAAYIEEVKMWLHHFVFESGEFVISTTTLTKETVDKLDILALVDIYSAHLMNPLVLSGVFVGCMLAFVFCAMTMKAVGRAAGRMVEEVRRQFREMPGIMTGEQTADYARCVAISTAGAQHEMLVPSIMAIIAPVITGLVLGVGGVIGLLAGVSACGFVLATMLNNAGGAWDNAKKYIESGNYGGKKLPDGSKNPVHGAAVIGDTVGDPCKDTSGPSLNILIKLMTMVSIVFSPVVVKYSPVVQEWLHIAWK encoded by the coding sequence ATGAATTTTACACCACTTGTGTGGTGGCTTGCACCGCTGGGAAGCATTCTGGCACTGATATTTGCGTGGGTTTACTACAAACAGGTTATGGCCGCGGATGAGGGCAATGATCGAATGAAAGAGATAGCCGGGTATGTTAAACAGGGTGCAATGGCATATCTTGTAAAACAATACAAGACAGTCGGGAAGGTATTTATCGTGCTGGTAATAATCCTGACCATACTGGCATACCTGGGCGTACAGAATCCCTTTGTACCTGTAGCATTTCTGACCGGCGGTTTCTTTTCAGGATTATGCGGTTTCCTGGGCATGAGGACAGCTACATCTGCATCCAACCGCACTGCACAGGCTGCATCAAAGAGCCTTAATGCGGGATTAACAGTAGCATTCCGTTCCGGCGCTGTTATGGGGCTTGTTGTTGTTGGTTTTGGGCTCCTCGATATCTCTCTCTGGTATATTCTACTGGATAAGATATTTTATACAGTCGAACATATGCAGACAGGTCTCAACTTTCTTGGCCTTCAGTTTGTAAAGGCCGGTTCAACTGATGCAGACAAGCTGGTACAGATCACTATTGTTATGCTGACATTCGGTATGGGCGCATCAACCCAGGCCCTGTTTGCACGCGTGGGCGGCGGCATTTTTACAAAGGCAGCAGATGTTGGCGCAGACCTTGTTGGCAAGGTTGAGGCAGGGATCCCTGAAGACGATCCCCGCAACCCGGCAACCATCGCTGATAACGTGGGTGACAATGTTGGCGACGTGGCAGGCATGGGCGCTGACCTTTATGAATCATACTGCGGGTCAATACTGGCCACAGCAGCAATAGGCGCATCAATAGCAGTAAATGAGGCGGCAGGAACACCTCTTTCCAAGGGGTTGTCACTGGTAATCGCCCCGATGATAATTGCCGGCATAGGTAATGTAATGTCCATAGTAGGAATAGTCATGGTTCGCTGCAAGGAGAGCGCAACCCAGAAGAATCTTCTTAATGCGCTTCTGACAGGCACCCTGGGCAGTTCAATACTCATTTTAATAGCTGTTGCAATCATGGCAGCCAATGGGATGATCACATGGGGCATGTTCGGTTCTGTTATCGCCGGGCTCGCCGCAGGCGTTATCATAGGCCAGAGCACAGAATACTATACCTCAAGCAACTTCAAACCCACTAAAGAGCTTGCCGGGCAGGCGGTTATGGGGCCTGCTACAACCATTATCGACGGTCTGGCAACCGGTATGTTTTCTGCCGGGTTCCCTGTTCTGACTATTCTTTTAGGTATTATCCTGGCCTTTGGGTTCGCGGGCGGATTTGGCAGTTTCATGCATGGCCTTTACGGTATAGCCTTTGCCGCGGTTGGTATGCTTTCCACCCTTGGTGTAACACTTGCAACAGACGCATACGGCCCGATAGCTGATAATGCAGGCGGCAACGCCGAGATGTCAGGGCTTCCGCATGAGGTGCGTGAACGCACAGATGCACTCGATGCGCTTGGCAACACGACAGCCGCTACAGGAAAGGGTTTTGCAATCGGTTCTGCCGCCTTAACAGCTCTTGCCCTGCTTGCAGCATATATTGAAGAGGTCAAGATGTGGCTGCATCACTTTGTTTTCGAATCAGGCGAATTCGTCATAAGCACCACGACGTTAACCAAGGAGACAGTCGATAAGCTTGATATACTTGCTCTTGTTGATATCTACAGCGCTCATCTGATGAACCCGCTTGTTCTTTCCGGGGTCTTTGTAGGATGCATGCTGGCATTTGTATTCTGCGCCATGACCATGAAGGCGGTAGGGCGCGCAGCAGGCAGGATGGTAGAAGAGGTACGTCGTCAGTTCCGTGAGATGCCCGGTATCATGACCGGTGAGCAGACCGCTGACTATGCCCGCTGTGTTGCCATTTCAACTGCCGGCGCTCAGCATGAGATGCTTGTGCCATCTATCATGGCGATTATTGCCCCTGTTATTACCGGCCTTGTGCTTGGGGTGGGCGGTGTTATCGGCCTGTTAGCCGGTGTTTCAGCCTGTGGTTTTGTGCTTGCCACAATGCTGAACAATGCGGGCGGCGCATGGGACAATGCCAAGAAGTATATTGAATCAGGTAATTACGGCGGCAAGAAACTGCCTGATGGATCAAAAAACCCGGTTCACGGGGCAGCAGTAATAGGTGATACTGTAGGTGACCCGTGCAAGGATACATCCGGCCCGTCACTTAATATCCTGATCAAGCTCATGACCATGGTCAGCATCGTTTTCAGCCCGGTAGTAGTCAAGTACTCACCGGTTGTGCAGGAGTGGCTGCATATAGCCTGGAAATAA